A window of Mucilaginibacter robiniae genomic DNA:
CTTCATCAATTACTAGTTGCATCATTAGGCATTAGCCATATTTAATATGGACTCGAAGATAGCCAAGCCATCTTCATTAGCCAACAAAGCATCGGCAGCACGTTCAGGATGCGGCATCAAAGCAAAAACATTACGCTTAACGTTGCAAACACCGGCAATATTCTCTACTGAACCATTTGGGTTAGCTTCATTAGTGATATTACCAGCTTCATCAGTATAACGGAATAGCACCTGCTCATTATCATTTAGCGCTTTCAGCGTATCCTCATCGGCATAGTAGTTACCTTCGCCATGAGCGATAGGTATTTTCAACACCTTCTGCTCGTCAATTTGGGATGTTAGCAATGAATTATTGGTTTGCGCTCTCAGGTAAGTATTGCGGCAAATGAACTTACGTTGTTTGTTATGCAACAATGCACCCGGTACCAAACCTGCTTCAGCCAGAATCTGGAATCCGTTACAAATACCCATTACATAACCGCCCTTGGCTGCAAATTGAATCACTTCCTGCATAATAGGTGAAAAACGGGCAATAGCGCCTGAACGTAAATAATCACCAAAAGAGAAACCACCGGGTAAGATAACTACATCAGCTCCTTGCAAATCATGGTCTTTATGCCAAAGGCGTACTACCTGCTGGCCCATAACTTTTTCGAGCACATAAATAATATCTTCATCACAATTAGAGCCGGGGAATATAACTACGCCAAATTTCATGCTACAAAACTAATACAACGCCTTGAACCAGAACGAATGTAAAAGTTAAAAAGTGTTAAACTGGAAGTAAATAATACCTATTAACAACAAAAAAAACAATGTTTCATAAAACCAGCGTTTA
This region includes:
- the purQ gene encoding phosphoribosylformylglycinamidine synthase subunit PurQ; this translates as MKFGVVIFPGSNCDEDIIYVLEKVMGQQVVRLWHKDHDLQGADVVILPGGFSFGDYLRSGAIARFSPIMQEVIQFAAKGGYVMGICNGFQILAEAGLVPGALLHNKQRKFICRNTYLRAQTNNSLLTSQIDEQKVLKIPIAHGEGNYYADEDTLKALNDNEQVLFRYTDEAGNITNEANPNGSVENIAGVCNVKRNVFALMPHPERAADALLANEDGLAIFESILNMANA